TAGATAGATATGTTGAAGAAAATAAAGTAGTTTATGGATTGACTACTGGCTTTGGTAAATTTAGTGATGTAAGTATTACTGGAGATCAAACTAAAGCACTTCAAAGAAACTTAATTATTAGCCACGCTTGTGGAGTAGGAAATCCATTAGATGAAGAAATAGTAAGAGGAATCATGCTTTTAAGAGCAAATGCTTTAGCAAAGGGATTTTCAGGAATTAGATTATCAACCTTGAATACCTTAATTGATATGCTTAATAAGGGCGTTCATCCTATAGTTCCAGAAAAAGGTTCATTAGGTTCTAGTGGAGATTTAGCACCTTTAGCTCATATGGTTCTAGTAATGATAGGCGAAGGTGAAGCTATTTACAAAGGAGTTAGAATGCCTGGTAAGGAAGCTATGGCTAAGGCTGGTATAGAGCCAGTTGAGTTAACTTCAAAAGAAGGCTTGGCGCTAATAAATGGTACTCAGGTTATGACTTCAGTTGGAGCTCATACCGTATATGATGCAATTAATTTAAGTAAAACAGCTGATATAGCATCTTCATTGACTGCTGAAGCTTTAAATGGTATAACAGATGCATATGATGAAAAAGTTCATCTAGTAAGAGGTCAAGTAGGACAGATAGATACTGCGAAGAATCTTTTAAATATCTTAGAAGATAGTAAAAATACAACAAGACAAGGTGAGTTGAGAGTACAAGATGCATATGCTCTAAGATGTGTACCTCAAATCCATGGTGCATCAAAGGACTGCTTTAAATTTGTAAAGGAAAAGGTTGAAATTGAATTAAATGCAGCTACTGACAATCCATTGATTTTTGTGGATGAAGAACAAGTAATATCAGGTGGAAACTTCCATGGTCAACCAATGGCGTTACCATTTGACTTCTTAGGCATAGGATTATCTGAACTTGCAAATATCTCTGAGAGAAGATTAGAAAGATTAGTAAATCCTGCATTAAGTAATGGATTGCCAGCATTCTTAACTGAAAATGGTGGAGTTAATTCAGGTTATATGATTGTACAATATGCTGCAGCAGCATTAGTTTCAGAAAACAAGGTATTAGCACATCCTGCAAGTGTTGATTCAATTCCTTCATCAGCTAACCAAGAAGATCATGTATCAATGGGAACAATTGCTGCAAGAAAGGCAAGAGAAATATTAGGAAACGCTAGAAAAGTAATAGCTATGGAAATAATGGCTGCTTGCCAAGGTATTGATATAAGAGGAGATAAAGGTTTAGGTGCTGGTTCAGCTGAAGCATATAAAATTGTAAGAGAAAAAGTAAGCAAAGTAGAAGAAGACAGAATTATGTATTTAGATATTAATACTTGTGAAGATATTGTTAAATCTAACGTATTAGTAGAAAAGGTAGAAGAGAAAATAGGAACATTATTATAACGAGATGAATGTTATCCCCCGCTTCTATAAGTGGTCTGTTCCTATTTAAATAAACAGGTGGTGTGTTGATGTCTAAATCAATCACCTCGTTGCAGTGGTGTGATGA
The DNA window shown above is from Tissierella sp. Yu-01 and carries:
- the hutH gene encoding histidine ammonia-lyase; translation: MDHILIDGNSLTLEKFIDVTRNNKIVKLTSDSIEKVNKARALVDRYVEENKVVYGLTTGFGKFSDVSITGDQTKALQRNLIISHACGVGNPLDEEIVRGIMLLRANALAKGFSGIRLSTLNTLIDMLNKGVHPIVPEKGSLGSSGDLAPLAHMVLVMIGEGEAIYKGVRMPGKEAMAKAGIEPVELTSKEGLALINGTQVMTSVGAHTVYDAINLSKTADIASSLTAEALNGITDAYDEKVHLVRGQVGQIDTAKNLLNILEDSKNTTRQGELRVQDAYALRCVPQIHGASKDCFKFVKEKVEIELNAATDNPLIFVDEEQVISGGNFHGQPMALPFDFLGIGLSELANISERRLERLVNPALSNGLPAFLTENGGVNSGYMIVQYAAAALVSENKVLAHPASVDSIPSSANQEDHVSMGTIAARKAREILGNARKVIAMEIMAACQGIDIRGDKGLGAGSAEAYKIVREKVSKVEEDRIMYLDINTCEDIVKSNVLVEKVEEKIGTLL